In Carcharodon carcharias isolate sCarCar2 chromosome 3, sCarCar2.pri, whole genome shotgun sequence, a single window of DNA contains:
- the cfap20 gene encoding cilia- and flagella-associated protein 20 produces the protein MFKNTFQSGFLSILYSIGSKPLQIWDKKVRNGHIKRITDNDIQSLVLEVEGTNVSTTYITCPADPKKTLGIKLPFLVMIIKNLKKYFTFEVQVLDDKNVRRRFRASNYQSTTRVKPFICTMPMRLDDGWNQIQFNLSDFTRRAYGTNYIETLRVQIHANCRIRRVYFSDRLYSEDELPAEFKLYLPVQNKAK, from the exons ATGTTCAAGAACACGTTCCAGAGCGGATTCCTCTCCATTCTCTACAGCATCGGCAGCAAACCTCTGCAGATCTGGGACAAGAAG GTGCGAAACGGCCACATAAAAAGAATTACAGACAATGACATCCAGTCCCTGGTGTTGGAGGTTGAAGGAACCAATGTCAG TACCACATACATCACCTGCCCGGCAGATCCAAAGAAGACCTTGGGAATCAAGCTGCCCTTCCTGGTGATGATCATCAAGAACTTGAAGAAATATTTCACTTTTGAAGTCCAG GTTCTAGATGATAAGAATGTTCGCCGGCGATTCCGAGCGAGTAACTACCAGAGCACAACGCGGGTGAAGCCCTTCATCTGCACCATGCCCATGAGACTGGATGATGGCTGGAATCAGATCCAGTTTAACCTGTCCGACTTCACCCGGCGAGCCTATGGTACCAATTACATCGAGACGCTGCGAGTGCAG ATTCACGCAAACTGTCGGATCCGGCGTGTTTACTTCTCTGACAGGCTGTACTCTGAGGACGAGCTCCCAGCAGAATTCAAACTTTACCTACCTGTACAGAATAAAGCCAAG TGA